In one window of bacterium DNA:
- a CDS encoding RNA polymerase sigma factor, whose translation MPDEKKIIFEEFYKEYAGKLYSVAFRMVSNKQDAMDIVQESFIRAYQNWEKFRNEAAVSTWLYRITLNLSYDFLNKRSQKGLLPIEKDFEDERLHIGEKNLINSDRIDSIKKEIDNLTPKQKAVFILKCYEELTYEEIARLTKSRIGTVKATYFQVIQKIKKNLGGKKNGM comes from the coding sequence ATGCCAGATGAAAAAAAGATAATATTTGAAGAATTTTATAAGGAATATGCAGGGAAACTATATAGTGTGGCATTCAGAATGGTTAGTAACAAGCAGGATGCTATGGACATAGTTCAGGAAAGTTTTATAAGGGCATACCAGAACTGGGAAAAGTTTAGAAATGAAGCCGCTGTTTCTACCTGGTTATACAGGATAACACTTAATCTTTCTTATGATTTTTTGAATAAAAGGTCACAGAAAGGGTTATTACCTATTGAAAAGGACTTTGAAGATGAAAGATTACATATTGGAGAAAAGAATCTCATAAATTCAGACAGGATAGATAGTATTAAGAAAGAGATAGATAATCTTACTCCAAAACAGAAAGCGGTTTTTATATTAAAGTGTTATGAGGAGCTTACATATGAAGAGATTGCCCGACTTACAAAAAGCAGGATAGGAACTGTAAAAGCGACATACTTTCAGGTTATACAGAAGATAAAGAAAAACCTGGGAGGTAAGAAAAATGGTATGTAA
- the rpsT gene encoding 30S ribosomal protein S20 produces the protein MAKKKKNVLKRQRQEKKKRYYNKKIKEAIKKSIKDVKKAILTQKAEVQDMLKKTYKMIDKAVAKGVIHKNTAARKKSRLALFLKKYGKQIKTG, from the coding sequence ATGGCGAAAAAGAAAAAGAACGTTTTAAAAAGGCAGAGACAGGAAAAGAAAAAGAGGTATTACAACAAAAAAATTAAAGAAGCCATTAAAAAATCAATAAAAGATGTAAAGAAAGCAATTTTAACTCAAAAAGCAGAAGTACAGGATATGCTGAAAAAAACATATAAGATGATTGATAAAGCCGTTGCAAAAGGTGTAATACACAAAAATACTGCTGCCAGGAAGAAAAGTAGATTAGCCCTATTTTTAAAGAAATACGGAAAACAGATAAAAACTGGTTAA
- the bamD gene encoding outer membrane protein assembly factor BamD gives MKYKIIIFVSFLFSLHCLAYWEWTPKTGKWINPKYAVKDTPKEQFEWAEQLKREGNIDSAIWEYEKLLRHYPDSEYAASSCFILGELYQSKGDNKKAFDYYQKIVDKYPSSPFLMEAIKRQGKIAEEEIEKGSGWLFFKERKEERGEMLATVIENHPYAEDSEKRAIELGKFYLETKQYKKAKEVFSDIVMKYTNPSILEEAHFYLIKTEFLSVPEVSTDIRQYEGVKKNIETFLALYGESTYRDEVMKIKNKIMENEAKRYFEIASFYEKAGNKNSANYYYKILVDNYAETSYGKDASKKLRSN, from the coding sequence ATGAAATATAAAATAATAATTTTTGTATCCTTTCTTTTTTCTCTTCATTGCCTTGCTTACTGGGAGTGGACACCCAAAACAGGCAAGTGGATAAATCCAAAGTATGCTGTCAAAGATACCCCTAAGGAACAGTTTGAATGGGCAGAACAGTTGAAGAGAGAGGGTAATATAGACAGTGCAATATGGGAATACGAGAAACTTTTGAGGCATTATCCTGATTCAGAATATGCTGCATCTTCCTGCTTTATTCTCGGTGAACTTTATCAGTCAAAAGGAGATAATAAAAAGGCATTTGATTATTATCAAAAGATTGTGGATAAATATCCTTCATCTCCCTTTCTTATGGAGGCAATAAAGAGACAGGGAAAGATAGCAGAAGAGGAGATTGAAAAAGGTTCTGGCTGGCTTTTCTTTAAAGAGAGGAAAGAAGAAAGGGGTGAGATGCTTGCTACAGTTATAGAAAATCACCCATATGCAGAAGATTCAGAGAAAAGAGCGATAGAATTAGGGAAGTTTTATCTTGAAACCAAACAGTACAAGAAAGCAAAGGAAGTGTTTTCTGATATAGTAATGAAGTACACTAATCCTTCTATACTTGAAGAAGCACACTTTTATCTCATAAAGACAGAATTCCTTTCCGTTCCGGAGGTCTCCACCGATATAAGGCAGTATGAAGGAGTAAAGAAAAATATAGAGACATTTCTTGCACTTTACGGAGAGAGTACTTACAGAGATGAAGTGATGAAAATTAAAAATAAGATTATGGAGAATGAAGCGAAGAGATATTTTGAAATTGCTTCTTTTTATGAAAAGGCAGGAAACAAGAACTCGGCAAACTACTATTATAAGATTCTTGTTGATAATTATGCGGAAACAAGTTATGGTAAAGATGCTTCTAAGAAACTACGTAGTAATTAG
- a CDS encoding response regulator codes for MEGIEKQLNIMIIEDDDTIRKIITIEFKRKGHNVLEYTDAAAAMQDLEREKKPIDVAIVDLMNMGYGGNIGEYLRKQNEYRNIPIFFYTALTQQQFNTKILDTPNTHYIHKEPGSIKILVEKIESLF; via the coding sequence ATGGAAGGGATAGAAAAACAGCTGAATATAATGATAATAGAGGATGATGATACTATAAGAAAAATTATTACTATTGAATTCAAAAGAAAGGGACATAATGTTCTTGAATATACAGATGCTGCAGCAGCAATGCAGGACCTTGAGAGAGAAAAAAAACCCATAGATGTAGCAATAGTTGACCTTATGAATATGGGGTATGGTGGAAATATTGGAGAGTATCTGAGAAAACAGAACGAATATAGAAATATCCCTATATTTTTCTATACAGCTCTTACACAACAGCAGTTCAATACAAAGATATTAGACACTCCTAACACCCACTACATACATAAAGAACCTGGAAGTATCAAAATTCTTGTTGAAAAAATAGAGTCCCTTTTTTAA
- a CDS encoding FecR domain-containing protein — translation MEKKKILFGLIVIIYLSLFCFAGDNPIMLAERTGSVYYWNSATTRWEDLPVKSKLTEGMFVKVDSGGKAIISFGKKAVITLSENTAIKIERSLFDEKDEIKEIKVQLPKGKVWSVVEKLPEPDRKFNIETPNTIAGVRGTIFTTNYNQQDDTTTVGVIAGEVGVASTKTPGYVILKENMSTVIVANKPPVPPQMLEEKEKQEWENWKNSIPFSEIGIVGGIAEINAMQIQEAARIVRELSMAKKGTEKVINDFSAIENAIKLFYADTGTVPTKLEDLMKNPDIQGWNGPYLGAGTTFMDPYGRPYQYKKKKTPAGKEYIELSTFGLIGATGDTYGEEKKIIFIEKLKEAL, via the coding sequence ATGGAAAAGAAAAAAATACTTTTTGGGTTGATAGTCATAATTTATTTAAGTTTATTCTGTTTTGCAGGAGATAATCCGATAATGCTCGCTGAAAGGACTGGTTCAGTATATTACTGGAATTCTGCTACTACCAGATGGGAAGACCTTCCTGTGAAGAGTAAACTTACTGAAGGGATGTTTGTAAAAGTTGACTCTGGAGGGAAAGCAATTATCTCTTTTGGAAAAAAAGCAGTTATAACCCTTTCGGAAAATACAGCGATAAAGATAGAACGTTCACTTTTTGACGAGAAGGATGAGATAAAAGAGATAAAAGTCCAGTTGCCTAAGGGAAAGGTATGGTCTGTAGTGGAGAAACTTCCTGAACCAGACAGGAAGTTTAACATAGAGACACCCAATACCATTGCAGGGGTAAGGGGGACAATATTTACTACAAACTATAATCAGCAGGATGATACCACAACAGTGGGGGTAATTGCAGGAGAGGTGGGAGTGGCATCAACAAAGACCCCAGGTTATGTAATCCTTAAAGAAAATATGTCCACAGTTATAGTTGCGAATAAACCACCTGTTCCACCACAGATGCTTGAGGAAAAAGAAAAACAGGAATGGGAAAACTGGAAGAACAGTATTCCATTTTCCGAGATAGGTATTGTTGGTGGTATTGCTGAGATAAATGCTATGCAGATACAGGAAGCAGCAAGAATAGTCAGAGAATTAAGTATGGCAAAGAAGGGTACTGAAAAGGTAATAAATGACTTTTCTGCGATAGAGAATGCTATAAAACTTTTCTACGCGGATACTGGAACAGTTCCTACAAAACTGGAGGATTTGATGAAAAACCCTGATATTCAGGGATGGAACGGACCATATTTAGGTGCTGGAACAACCTTTATGGACCCTTATGGTAGACCATACCAGTATAAAAAGAAGAAAACACCAGCAGGAAAGGAATACATTGAACTCTCTACATTTGGACTTATAGGCGCAACAGGTGATACATATGGAGAAGAGAAGAAGATTATATTTATAGAAAAGTTGAAAGAAGCCCTGTAA
- a CDS encoding adenylate/guanylate cyclase domain-containing protein: MLRRNEKIFIIAFVVNIVLFFLFRLDFLKRLENTTYDWRIKYLQNKQPTGNIVIIFIGDDTLSLLGEWPISREWYAEIVKILKGMGAKAIVFDILFVEQKEGDKEFVEAIKDAGNVVLPFFFDRPEVKKGILEAEKIVEPVEEIKRYAVSTGFINIIPDKDGVIRKYPLFIDYNGKTYRSLDISVVEDILDGSILRMGKGFIEFEIDGQKRKIPVNEDRSVYLNVYNDLKKFPNYSFVQVFQSYMGKASFVPPDAFRDKIVIIGITATGVPDTGNVPGVAGYPLVGVHASFLENFLKGEFIRKAGDIPNFFIPLCFSLFSGTIAITFSPVISVISIMFLICLFITLTFFLFISKLFWIDVFYPVISILIVYGVVVLVKFIWEVKDKARIRNIFGRYVSPQVMEKILALKGEIMLWGEEKTITVLFADIRGFTSYADNHSPEETFSFLNRVLSIMTDAIFKFGGTLDKFIGDEVMGIYGAPVDDPEHALNAVYSGIEMIKKIQEFSGDVQIGLGINTGKAVIGNIGTTQRMEYTAIGDTVNVAARIEELTSGGEILIGEETYNLVKERVICEPAGVFTIRGKQDKLKLYRVIITCPEDVQS; the protein is encoded by the coding sequence ATGTTAAGAAGAAATGAAAAGATATTTATAATAGCTTTTGTTGTAAATATAGTACTATTTTTTCTATTCAGATTGGACTTTCTTAAAAGATTGGAAAATACCACTTATGACTGGAGGATAAAATACCTTCAGAATAAACAACCAACAGGTAATATAGTAATTATTTTTATAGGAGATGATACCCTTTCTCTTCTCGGAGAATGGCCGATTTCGAGAGAGTGGTATGCAGAAATAGTAAAGATATTGAAAGGTATGGGGGCAAAGGCAATTGTTTTTGATATTTTATTTGTTGAACAGAAGGAAGGTGATAAGGAATTTGTAGAAGCGATAAAAGACGCAGGTAATGTTGTCCTGCCCTTCTTTTTTGACCGTCCAGAAGTGAAAAAAGGAATCTTAGAGGCAGAAAAAATAGTGGAACCAGTTGAAGAAATCAAGAGGTATGCGGTATCCACTGGCTTCATCAATATTATACCTGATAAAGATGGGGTTATAAGGAAGTATCCACTTTTTATAGATTACAATGGGAAGACATACAGGTCTCTTGATATATCTGTAGTAGAGGATATATTGGATGGTTCTATTTTAAGGATGGGAAAAGGATTCATTGAGTTTGAGATAGACGGGCAAAAAAGAAAAATTCCTGTAAATGAAGACAGGTCTGTTTACCTCAATGTCTATAATGACCTTAAAAAATTTCCTAACTATTCATTTGTTCAGGTATTCCAGTCCTATATGGGAAAGGCATCTTTTGTACCACCGGACGCATTCAGAGATAAAATAGTTATTATAGGAATAACAGCAACAGGAGTACCTGATACAGGGAATGTTCCAGGGGTTGCTGGTTATCCTCTTGTAGGTGTCCATGCGAGTTTTTTAGAGAATTTTCTTAAAGGGGAGTTCATAAGAAAGGCAGGAGATATTCCTAATTTTTTCATACCGCTATGTTTTTCACTTTTTTCAGGGACCATTGCCATTACATTTTCTCCTGTTATTAGTGTAATCTCTATTATGTTTCTTATCTGTCTTTTCATAACACTTACATTCTTTTTATTTATATCAAAACTTTTCTGGATAGATGTTTTTTATCCTGTTATAAGTATCCTTATTGTTTATGGGGTAGTAGTACTTGTTAAATTTATTTGGGAAGTGAAGGATAAAGCGAGGATAAGGAATATTTTTGGAAGATATGTATCTCCACAGGTAATGGAAAAGATTCTCGCTCTTAAAGGAGAGATTATGCTCTGGGGAGAAGAAAAAACAATAACAGTTCTTTTTGCAGATATCAGGGGCTTTACTTCTTATGCTGATAACCATTCTCCTGAAGAGACATTTTCTTTTCTTAATAGAGTATTAAGTATTATGACAGATGCGATATTTAAATTTGGTGGTACACTTGATAAATTTATAGGAGATGAGGTGATGGGTATATATGGAGCTCCTGTTGATGACCCTGAACATGCACTTAATGCAGTATATTCAGGAATAGAGATGATTAAGAAAATACAAGAATTCAGCGGAGATGTACAGATAGGATTGGGGATAAATACAGGTAAGGCAGTTATAGGGAATATAGGAACCACTCAGAGGATGGAATATACAGCCATAGGAGACACAGTAAATGTTGCTGCAAGAATAGAAGAACTTACTTCTGGTGGTGAGATACTTATTGGAGAAGAGACATATAATCTTGTGAAGGAAAGGGTAATTTGTGAGCCGGCAGGTGTATTTACTATCAGAGGAAAACAGGATAAACTGAAACTGTACAGGGTGATAATAACATGCCCGGAAGATGTACAGAGTTAA
- a CDS encoding ATP-binding protein, protein MGDREYLQKFKVLKRISSFISSIYNLHQLLNLIMEESKNILKAEASSLLLYDREKKELFFEVATGEKGRDVKAIKLKLGQGIAGICAQEKRLINVKDVSKDKRFFSLADKKSHFKTKSILAVPLTGKKGKLLGVLEVLNRKDGKPFDKKDEELMRIIASQAALTIENAHLYIENVKNARMAGVGETMLSLSHDIKNILNGLVGGISLIDETIGASTEEYVKEGWNIVKANVNRISELILDMLNYSSKKKPLLQEVELNSFIRDVTGVYNEKIREKNIKVEYQLDEKIKNVKVDVDGMQRVVLNLFTNACEAVTEGTGFIKISTEMESTGMYLIKISDNGTGIPPENLKKIFEVFFTTKGHKGTGLGLPVVKKIVTEHKGDINVVSEQGKGTTFILKLPVDPENVKKK, encoded by the coding sequence GTGGGAGACAGAGAGTATCTGCAAAAGTTTAAAGTTCTGAAAAGAATAAGTTCTTTTATATCCTCCATATATAACCTCCACCAGTTGCTTAATCTGATAATGGAAGAAAGCAAAAATATTCTTAAAGCAGAAGCCAGTTCCCTCCTTCTTTATGACAGAGAGAAGAAAGAACTTTTTTTTGAGGTTGCTACAGGAGAAAAAGGCAGAGATGTAAAAGCAATAAAACTTAAACTCGGACAGGGTATTGCAGGAATATGCGCACAGGAAAAGAGATTAATAAATGTTAAAGATGTTTCAAAAGATAAAAGATTCTTCTCTCTCGCTGATAAGAAAAGCCATTTTAAGACAAAAAGTATACTTGCAGTTCCTCTTACCGGTAAAAAAGGTAAACTGCTGGGTGTACTTGAGGTTTTGAACAGAAAAGATGGCAAACCGTTTGATAAAAAAGATGAAGAGCTAATGAGAATTATTGCTTCTCAGGCAGCCCTTACAATAGAAAATGCGCATTTATATATTGAAAATGTGAAAAATGCACGGATGGCAGGTGTTGGTGAAACAATGCTTTCTCTCTCCCATGATATTAAAAATATACTTAATGGGCTGGTAGGTGGTATTTCTCTTATTGATGAAACAATAGGGGCTTCTACCGAGGAATATGTGAAAGAGGGCTGGAATATAGTAAAGGCAAATGTTAATAGAATCTCAGAACTTATACTTGATATGCTTAATTATTCTTCCAAGAAAAAACCACTCTTGCAGGAGGTAGAGTTGAATAGTTTTATAAGGGATGTTACAGGTGTCTATAATGAAAAGATAAGGGAAAAAAACATAAAAGTTGAGTATCAACTGGATGAGAAGATTAAAAATGTAAAAGTAGATGTAGATGGTATGCAGAGAGTTGTACTCAATCTTTTTACTAACGCCTGTGAGGCAGTTACTGAAGGGACAGGGTTTATAAAAATTTCAACAGAGATGGAGAGTACTGGAATGTATCTTATAAAGATATCTGATAACGGGACAGGAATTCCACCTGAAAATTTAAAGAAGATATTTGAAGTCTTCTTTACAACCAAAGGACATAAAGGAACAGGACTGGGCCTTCCTGTTGTTAAAAAGATAGTTACAGAACATAAGGGAGATATTAATGTTGTTTCTGAACAGGGCAAGGGGACAACATTTATTCTGAAACTACCTGTAGATCCGGAAAATGTTAAGAAGAAATGA
- a CDS encoding sugar phosphate isomerase/epimerase — translation MKFSGISDEAGQAIEIQIKAHKELGWEYLELRNVNGEGIALMDDRKFDDAFEKVIASGLKVSCFASSIANWATEISGNFQKDIDELKRAIPRMHRFNTKYIRVMSWPNNKENPLSEEDWGKEAIRRMKELTKIAEDGKVILLHENCSGWGGLSIENMLKLHQEVNSPNFKILYDTGNVIHYNKGVDPWEFYSKVKPYIGYVHIKDYKTLADGTEKATYPAEGEAKVKEILQDLKQSEYNGFISIEPHLASVVHEGKVGDPEVTYQTYITYGKKLMDVVKRL, via the coding sequence ATGAAATTTTCAGGTATAAGTGATGAGGCAGGTCAGGCAATAGAAATACAGATAAAAGCACATAAAGAATTGGGCTGGGAATACCTTGAACTACGTAATGTTAATGGAGAAGGTATTGCACTTATGGATGATAGAAAGTTTGATGATGCCTTTGAAAAAGTTATTGCTTCCGGGTTAAAGGTATCCTGCTTTGCCAGTTCCATAGCCAACTGGGCAACAGAAATATCAGGAAATTTTCAGAAAGATATAGATGAACTTAAAAGAGCCATCCCGAGAATGCATAGGTTTAATACAAAATATATAAGGGTAATGTCATGGCCCAATAACAAAGAAAACCCACTTTCTGAAGAGGACTGGGGAAAAGAAGCAATAAGAAGAATGAAAGAACTAACAAAGATAGCAGAAGATGGTAAAGTTATTCTCCTTCATGAAAACTGCAGTGGATGGGGGGGCTTGAGTATTGAAAATATGTTAAAACTCCATCAGGAAGTAAACTCTCCTAACTTTAAAATTCTGTATGACACAGGAAATGTTATTCACTATAATAAAGGTGTTGACCCTTGGGAATTTTATAGTAAAGTAAAACCGTACATTGGATATGTCCATATAAAGGACTATAAAACACTTGCAGATGGGACAGAAAAGGCAACCTATCCTGCTGAAGGGGAAGCAAAGGTAAAAGAAATACTGCAAGACCTGAAACAATCAGAATACAATGGCTTTATATCCATAGAGCCACACCTTGCAAGTGTAGTCCATGAAGGTAAGGTCGGTGACCCTGAGGTTACCTATCAGACATATATCACATATGGCAAAAAACTTATGGATGTTGTTAAGAGATTATGA